The Triplophysa rosa linkage group LG15, Trosa_1v2, whole genome shotgun sequence genome has a segment encoding these proteins:
- the aven gene encoding cell death regulator Aven: protein MDNRHSRGRGGHWKRGGGDTGSSGEQRGRGRGDTGSSGEQRGRGRGGHHRGRGKRDHRGRGQYHGPAADFRRNQDGDHADENKPAEEENNAFFSRRKLESNWDRYEQSERQETNEDVPTQRGTDYHVLLSSAGDSYTQFRFSDEKDWEMDSLAKNQIPALFIDLPALSQSLEELPLHTRLNLEAELVQVTPAQLPSVKAPHRTDSAPAGRLKAPQVGGISGLDVNCTVKSLPVTTPSPPVSTTIQPPTDDGDRELDLLLSLQNPVIELASVESRTVMDETPSNPVTVSVKEEKKEETVDVKDTKPEVEKEAKSTRPELTEKDLEDWLDSMIS from the exons ATGGACAACAGACACAGTCGGGGACGCGGCGGACATTGGAAAAGAGGAGGAGGTGATACCGGGAGCTCGGGAGAACAGAGGGGTCGCGGAAGAGGTGATACCGGGAGCTCGGGAGAACAGAGGGGTCGCGGAAGAGGTGGCCATCATCGTGGAAGGGGCAAGAGAGACCACAGAGGCAGAGGGCAATATCATGGTCCTGCTGCAGACTTCAGACGA AATCAAGATGGAGATCATGCTGACGAAAACAAGCCTGCGGAAGAGGAGAACAACGCATTCTTCTCTAGGAGAAAGCTTGAGTCCAATTGGGACCGTTATGAGCAATCAGAGAGGCAAGAAACCAATGAAGATGTTCCCACACAGAGAGGAACAGACTATCATGTCCTGCTCAGTTCAGCTG GCGACTCTTACACACAGTTCAGGTTCTCTGATGAGAAGGACTGGGAGATGGACTCGCTGGCAAAAAACCAG ATTCCAGCTCTGTTTATAGATCTGCCGGCTCTGTCTCAGTCGCTCGAAGAGCTTCCACTGCACACACGACTGAACCTGGAGGCTGAGCTTGTTCAG GTGACTCCTGCTCAACTTCCATCTGTGAAAGCGCCTCACAGAACAGACTCTGCACCAGCAGGTAGACTGAAGGCTCCTCAGGTGGGCGGGATCTCAGGACTGGACGTTAACTGCACTGTAAAGTCTCTTCCTGTTACAACACCGTCTCCCCCAGTCTCGACTACAATCCAGCCTCCCACAGATGATGGCGACAGGGAGCTCGACCTGCTCCTCAGCTTGCAGAATCCTGTTATTGAACTCGCTTCAGTTGAATCCAGAACTGTGATGGATGAGACTCCAAGCAACCCAGTGACAg TTTCTGTGAAGGAAGAGAAAAAGGAAGAAACAGTTGACGTGAAGGACACAAAGCCAGAAGTGGAGAAAGAAGCTAAATCCACAAGACCGGAATTGACAGAGAAAGATCTGGAGGACTGGTTAGACAGCATGATCTCCTGA
- the chrm5b gene encoding muscarinic acetylcholine receptor M5b, producing MDNIVNSTAGGNVSAMLPAPYSLLEVITIATVSAVVSLITIVGNVLVMLSFKVNSQLKTVNNYYLLSLAFADLIIGVFSMNLYTCYILMGYWSLGNIACDLWLALDYVASNASVMNLLVISFDRYFSITRPLTYRAKRTPKRAGIMIGLAWLISFILWAPPILCWQYFVGERTVSPDQCQIQFFSEPIITFGTAIAAFYIPVSIMTILYCKIYKETEKRTKNLAELQGYPSLDSHEGPKERKPILRCFSFKNKRDGTQASWSSSNQSYVTRTTMQSEDLWTKSQQVTSLNSYTSSEDEERSVSDATPRESFKNQESRGNKNGQLDCHEDNVSDPAKQCSQTNSKKCLAYKFKPILSNITTFQSNNQSERTNADHRYTSETQVPSSTSTQPEDPTLKIQMTKRKRMVLVKEKKAAQTLSAILLAFILTWTPYNIMVLISTFCSNCIPVSLWHLGYWLCYVNSTINPMCYALCNKTFQKTFWMLILCKWKRNRGEEKLYYQSH from the coding sequence ATGGATAATATTGTAAATTCAACTGCAGGTGGAAATGTTTCAGCCATGCTGCCTGCTCCGTACAGCCTGCTGGAGGTCATTACTATTGCAACCGTATCAGCTGTAGTGAGCCTCATCACAATAGTGGGCAATGTTTTAGTGATGCTCTCTTTCAAGGTGAACAGCCAACTTAAGACCGTAAACAACTATTATCTACTCAGTTTAGCTTTTGCAGACCTCATCATTGGAGTGTTCTCCATGAACCTGTACACATGCTACATTCTCATGGGATACTGGTCTTTGGGCAACATAGCATGCGATCTGTGGTTGGCACTTGATTACGTTGCAAGTAACGCATCGGTGATGAACTTGCTGGTCATCAGCTTTGATAGATACTTCTCAATAACAAGACCGCTTACCTATAGGGCTAAACGGACCCCGAAACGTGCAGGCATCATGATTGGCTTGGCATGGTTGATATCTTTCATATTGTGGGCGCCACCTATTCTGTGCTGGCAGTATTTTGTCGGTGAGAGGACCGTTTCCCCCGACCAATGCCAAATACAGTTTTTCTCAGAACCCATAATTACATTCGGGACGGCCATAGCAGCTTTTTATATCCCAGTGTCCATCATGACAATTTTGTATTGCAAAATCTACAAAGAAACAGAGAAGCGCACAAAGAATTTGGCAGAACTGCAAGGATACCCATCTTTAGACAGTCACGAAGGACCTAAAGAACGAAAGCCAATACTACGATGCTtcagctttaaaaacaaaagggaTGGGACTCAAGCATCATGGTCTTCATCCAACCAGAGTTATGTTACAAGGACAACGATGCAATCTGAGGATCTGTGGACAAAGTCACAACAGGTGACCAGCTTAAACAGTTATACATCATCAGAGGATGAGGAGCGCTCCGTCTCGGATGCAACTCCACGAGAATCTTTCAAGAACCAAGAATCTAGAGGAAATAAGAATGGACAACTGGATTGTCATGAAGACAACGTAAGTGACCCTGCAAAACAGTGCtcacaaacaaacagtaaaaaatgtttGGCATACAAGTTCAAGCCAATCCTCAGCAATATTACCACTTTTCAATCCAACAATCAGTCTGAGAGAACAAACGCAGATCACCGATACACATCAGAGACACAGGTTCCATCATCCACATCAACCCAACCAGAAGATCCAACCTTGAAAATCCAGATGACAAAACGGAAAAGAATGGTCCTTGTCAAGGAGAAAAAGGCGGCTCAGACGCTCAGTGCGATTCTCCTAGCTTTTATCCTCACGTGGACCCCATACAACATCATGGTTCTCATCTCCACCTTTTGTTCTAACTGCATCCCCGTCTCTCTCTGGCATCTGGGCTACTGGCTCTGCTACGTCAACAGCACAATCAACCCTATGTGCTACGCCCTATGCAACAAGACCTTCCAGAAGACATTTTGGATGCTGATCCTCTGCAAATGGAAAAGGAACAGAGGAGAGGAAAAGCTATACTATCAAAGCCATTAA
- the emc7b gene encoding ER membrane protein complex subunit 7 translates to MWYINRLLDVYVALQAVFALSWCFSDLDSGPVVASNGDRFKIEGRAIVPGFKTQDWISTARVLVEGEDYVGFLKIDGSFAVNDVPSGSYVVEVVSPSFRFEPVRVDITSKGKMRARLVNYIKTSEVVRQSYPLQIRANGPHTYFMKRETWGWTDFLMNPMVMMMVLPLLIIVLLPKVLNTNDPEMRKEMEQSMNMLNPNPELPDVSEFMTKLFSKGSSKSGASNKGSRSVASKRR, encoded by the exons ATGTGGTACATTAACCGTTTATTAGACGTATATGTGGCGTTACAGGCTGTCTTTGCGCTGTCGTGGTGTTTTTCCGATTTGGACTCGGGGCCTGTAGTAGCCTCTAATGGAGACCGGTTTAAAATCGAAGGACGGGCGATTGTCCCCGGTTTTAAAACGCAGGACTGGATCTCAACAGCCCGGGTCCTGGTGGAAGGGGAGGATTACGTTGGCTTTCTGAA GATTGATGGGAGCTTTGCTGTGAACGATGTTCCCTCTGGATCTTACGTGGTTGAAGTCGTTTCACCATCCTTCAGATTTGAACCTGTTCGAGTAGATATTACGTCAAAAGGAAAAATGAG GGCACGCTTGGTGAATTACATCAAAACCTCAGAAGTTGTTCGACAGTCATATCCTCTTCAGATCAGAGCAAATGGTCCACACACATACTTCATGAAACGGGAGACCTGGGGGTGGACTGACTTTCTGATGAATCCAATG GTTATGATGATGGTTCTTCCCTTACTTATCATCGTCCTGCTACCAAAGGTTCTAAATACTAATGACCCTGAAAtgagaaag gaaatggagcAGTCTATGAATATGTTGAATCCTAACCCAGAATTGCCAGATGTATCTGAATTCATGACAAAATTGTTCTCCAAGGGCTCAAGTAAATCTGGGGCAAGTAACAAAGGTAGCAGAAGTGTTGCCTCCAAAAGGAGGTAG
- the katnbl1 gene encoding KATNB1-like protein 1 isoform X1 gives MATGSHVGSNAEIHRLKQAQPHDFFKHMVYSGDEKNMREVDYLLKDETDQERFPVGRCVHKYSKARRVVVSKKKTRHCGVGLGACRRSPTTGRTSDMANKENELTCSSDVQAILYSDNCGFTVNSTETSKMAGAGSKHSDCFTELSKDHEAMTHVLFGRNLRLNVALTLWRKNASELVAYLNRIQDMGVLVDCLPVLTKSLQEGKSCISIGCCVDLLPQVKLILNTKYEEHLIVALHWVQSVIKKWWPELSTNNKSMHDANSNDSRNVQAMKALLLELWVGKNHLSSVPGTAGETAKVIESHLSQMR, from the exons ATGGCCACTGGAAGTCATGTTGGAAGTAATGCAGAAATCCACAGGCTCAAACAGGCCCAGCCTCAtgattttttcaaacatatGGTTTATTCTGGAGATGAGAAGAACATGAGGGAG gtGGATTATTTACTTAAGGACGAAACTGATCAAGAGAG ATTTCCAGTGGGCCGTTGTGTTCACAAATACAGTAAAGCGAGACGAGTGGTTGTTAGCAAAAAGAAAACACGTCACTGCGGGGTGGGATTAGGAGCATGTCGGAGATCACCCACCACGGGCAGGACGTCTGACATGGCAAACAAAGAGAATGAACTGACCTGCTCTAGTGACGTGCAGGCTATTCTTTACAGTGATAACTGTGGGTTCACTGTGAACTCAACAGAGACCTCAAAAATGGCAGGAGCTGGCTCCAAACACAGTGATTGTTTTACTGAG TTATCAAAGGACCATGAAGCAATGACTCATGTACTCTTTGGAAGGAATCTCAGACTTAATGTTGCTTTGACTCTTTGGCGAAAAAACGCAAGTGAACTTGTGGCATACTTGAACAG AATACAAGACATGGGTGTGCTTGTTGACTGTTTGCCTGTACTTACTAAAAG TCTTCAGGAAGGGAAGTCGTGCATTTCTATTGGCTGTTGTGTTGACCTATTACCACAAGTGAAACTGATTCTCAACACTAAATATGAAGA ACACCTCATTGTAGCTTTACACTGGGTTCAATCTGTCATTAAAAAGTGGTGGCCTGAGCTCTCCACAAACAACAAAAGCATGCATGATGCCAATTCAAATGACAG CAGGAATGTTCAGGCGATGAAAGCATTGCTGCTTGAACTGTGGGTGGGAAAGAATCACTTAAGCTCAGTCCCTGGAACAGCAGGAGAAACAGCAAAG GTCATAGAATCACACCTGTCACAAATGCGCTGA
- the katnbl1 gene encoding KATNB1-like protein 1 isoform X2 yields MATGSHVGSNAEIHRLKQAQPHDFFKHMVYSGDEKNMREVDYLLKDETDQERFPVGRCVHKYSKARRVVVSKKKTRHCGVGLGACRRSPTTGRTSDMANKENELTCSSDVQAILYSDNCGFTVNSTETSKMAGAGSKHSDCFTELSKDHEAMTHVLFGRNLRLNVALTLWRKNASELVAYLNRIQDMGVLVDCLPVLTKSLQEGKSCISIGCCVDLLPQVKLILNTKYEEHLIVALHWVQSVIKKWWPELSTNNKSMHDANSNDRNVQAMKALLLELWVGKNHLSSVPGTAGETAKVIESHLSQMR; encoded by the exons ATGGCCACTGGAAGTCATGTTGGAAGTAATGCAGAAATCCACAGGCTCAAACAGGCCCAGCCTCAtgattttttcaaacatatGGTTTATTCTGGAGATGAGAAGAACATGAGGGAG gtGGATTATTTACTTAAGGACGAAACTGATCAAGAGAG ATTTCCAGTGGGCCGTTGTGTTCACAAATACAGTAAAGCGAGACGAGTGGTTGTTAGCAAAAAGAAAACACGTCACTGCGGGGTGGGATTAGGAGCATGTCGGAGATCACCCACCACGGGCAGGACGTCTGACATGGCAAACAAAGAGAATGAACTGACCTGCTCTAGTGACGTGCAGGCTATTCTTTACAGTGATAACTGTGGGTTCACTGTGAACTCAACAGAGACCTCAAAAATGGCAGGAGCTGGCTCCAAACACAGTGATTGTTTTACTGAG TTATCAAAGGACCATGAAGCAATGACTCATGTACTCTTTGGAAGGAATCTCAGACTTAATGTTGCTTTGACTCTTTGGCGAAAAAACGCAAGTGAACTTGTGGCATACTTGAACAG AATACAAGACATGGGTGTGCTTGTTGACTGTTTGCCTGTACTTACTAAAAG TCTTCAGGAAGGGAAGTCGTGCATTTCTATTGGCTGTTGTGTTGACCTATTACCACAAGTGAAACTGATTCTCAACACTAAATATGAAGA ACACCTCATTGTAGCTTTACACTGGGTTCAATCTGTCATTAAAAAGTGGTGGCCTGAGCTCTCCACAAACAACAAAAGCATGCATGATGCCAATTCAAATGACAG GAATGTTCAGGCGATGAAAGCATTGCTGCTTGAACTGTGGGTGGGAAAGAATCACTTAAGCTCAGTCCCTGGAACAGCAGGAGAAACAGCAAAG GTCATAGAATCACACCTGTCACAAATGCGCTGA